A single window of Nitrosomonas sp. DNA harbors:
- a CDS encoding toxin HicA has product MTQTEKLLESIKANPKNVRFSDLVKICNQYFGKPRQQGTSHIIYKIPWKGDPRINIQKDKDGKAKPYQVMQVIAAINKLKGGKKW; this is encoded by the coding sequence ATGACACAGACAGAAAAGCTATTAGAATCTATTAAGGCGAATCCTAAAAATGTCAGGTTTTCTGATCTGGTAAAAATATGCAACCAGTATTTTGGAAAACCAAGGCAGCAAGGAACAAGCCATATAATCTATAAAATTCCGTGGAAAGGCGATCCACGAATAAATATTCAAAAAGACAAGGACGGCAAAGCAAAGCCCTACCAAGTTATGCAGGTAATTGCAGCTATCAACAAATTAAAGGGGGGAAAAAAATGGTGA
- a CDS encoding type II toxin-antitoxin system HicB family antitoxin, whose translation MVNYEHYTYRVLWSEDDKEYVGLCAEFPSLSHLDKNHIDAMQGILNLIKDVVTDMQTNGETIPVPLSEKHFSGKFQVRIPPEQHRNLAVIASEQGVSLNRYISAKLSE comes from the coding sequence ATGGTGAACTATGAACATTATACCTACCGCGTTCTTTGGTCAGAAGATGACAAAGAATATGTTGGCCTGTGTGCTGAATTTCCAAGTCTGTCTCATCTTGACAAAAACCATATAGATGCCATGCAAGGTATACTTAATCTTATAAAAGACGTAGTAACTGACATGCAAACCAACGGTGAAACCATACCAGTTCCTCTTTCTGAAAAGCATTTTAGTGGAAAATTTCAAGTCCGAATTCCACCGGAACAACATCGTAATCTTGCAGTGATTGCAAGCGAACAAGGAGTTAGTCTGAATCGTTATATAAGTGCCAAATTATCTGAATAA
- a CDS encoding IS5 family transposase: protein MPRLMLSDEFWSKLEKILLQEAIYNKRNLRMTIEGMLYRMRVGCPWRDLPKAFGCWNSVYKRFNAWSLSNKWSRLFKALIIDPDWEWGFIDGSYVKAHQHSAGAVGKKLQAIGKSRAGNTTKIHLVVDSYGLPVEFEITGGEVNDCSAAPDLIARLPDAETIVADKGYDSDCIREQITKKGARPVIPRKRNSLKGNADMDWGLYKYRHLVENAFARLKQYRAVATRYDKLKRNYESMVAMACGYLWLSM, encoded by the coding sequence ATGCCCCGATTGATGCTCAGTGATGAGTTCTGGTCGAAGCTAGAGAAGATTCTGCTTCAGGAAGCCATTTATAACAAGCGTAATTTGCGCATGACGATAGAAGGCATGCTGTATCGAATGCGAGTTGGTTGTCCGTGGCGAGACTTGCCGAAGGCTTTTGGATGTTGGAATTCTGTCTACAAAAGATTCAATGCGTGGTCATTGAGTAACAAGTGGAGCAGGCTTTTCAAGGCGCTGATCATTGACCCGGATTGGGAGTGGGGATTTATTGATGGCAGCTACGTTAAAGCACATCAGCATAGTGCGGGAGCGGTTGGTAAGAAGCTGCAGGCCATCGGGAAAAGCCGTGCGGGGAATACCACGAAGATTCATCTGGTGGTTGATAGTTATGGTTTGCCAGTTGAGTTTGAGATCACCGGTGGAGAAGTCAATGATTGTTCTGCAGCACCCGATTTGATTGCCAGGTTACCTGACGCGGAAACGATAGTAGCGGACAAAGGCTATGACAGTGATTGTATACGGGAGCAGATAACAAAGAAGGGAGCTAGGCCTGTAATACCAAGAAAGCGCAATTCATTGAAAGGTAATGCAGACATGGATTGGGGATTATATAAATATCGGCATTTGGTGGAAAACGCTTTTGCGCGATTAAAGCAGTATCGCGCAGTGGCAACACGATATGACAAGCTGAAGAGAAATTACGAAAGTATGGTTGCTATGGCTTGTGGATATCTGTGGCTATCTATGTGA
- a CDS encoding TetR/AcrR family transcriptional regulator: MPSSTRESLMQTAESLLRSKGYSAFSYADLAKTIGIRKASIHYHFPSKEDLGVAVVQAYVERVALAFDEIERVHSFVGDRLVAFAKWFMASAKEGRLPLCGALAAEMAVLPERLQELTRYFFQLQLQWLQKLLDEGLTSQQIQRGTDTKACSRQILSLLEGASFVDWTLGDHTSFDARVLCRIAGVTDDSQALH; encoded by the coding sequence GTGCCTTCTAGCACACGAGAATCCCTCATGCAGACAGCTGAGTCGCTGCTGCGTTCCAAGGGCTACTCTGCCTTTAGCTATGCAGATTTGGCAAAAACCATCGGCATTCGCAAGGCTAGCATTCACTATCACTTCCCCAGCAAAGAAGACCTTGGGGTAGCTGTCGTGCAAGCTTATGTCGAGCGGGTTGCGCTGGCTTTCGATGAAATAGAACGAGTGCATTCATTCGTGGGTGACCGCTTGGTGGCTTTTGCCAAGTGGTTCATGGCAAGCGCGAAAGAAGGGCGGTTGCCGCTATGCGGTGCACTGGCCGCAGAAATGGCGGTGCTGCCCGAGCGTTTGCAGGAACTGACTAGATATTTCTTTCAACTTCAACTCCAGTGGCTGCAAAAATTGCTTGATGAAGGCTTGACTAGTCAGCAGATACAGCGTGGCACTGATACAAAGGCGTGCTCCCGTCAGATTCTGAGTTTGCTGGAAGGTGCCAGCTTTGTCGACTGGACACTGGGTGACCACACGAGTTTCGATGCCCGTGTTCTATGCCGTATCGCCGGAGTAACCGATGACAGCCAAGCGCTGCACTGA
- a CDS encoding OsmC family protein has translation MTSSLNGINVAALTQFAEGIRQNPSNAEAKFEVHTRWDGQTRSVATVKSYGLRGQSHARDFTIVADEPPELLGENSAPNPQELLMAALNACMTVGYVATAAGMGVTVRSLEIDTTGALDLRGFLGLDNGVNPGYDEIQYTVHIDADGTAEQMEKIHQEVMRTSPNFANFARAIRMVPKLVVNGK, from the coding sequence ATGACTTCTTCGCTCAATGGCATCAATGTAGCTGCTCTCACACAGTTTGCCGAAGGTATCCGTCAAAACCCCAGCAATGCCGAGGCTAAATTTGAAGTCCATACTCGCTGGGATGGTCAGACGCGCTCGGTGGCGACCGTGAAGTCCTACGGCTTGCGCGGGCAGAGTCACGCACGTGACTTCACCATCGTGGCCGATGAGCCTCCCGAACTGCTGGGCGAAAATTCCGCGCCAAATCCACAGGAGTTGCTGATGGCAGCACTCAACGCGTGCATGACTGTAGGCTATGTGGCCACCGCGGCCGGCATGGGTGTTACGGTGCGTTCTTTAGAGATCGACACGACGGGCGCGCTCGACCTGCGCGGTTTCCTGGGTTTGGACAATGGGGTCAATCCTGGCTACGACGAGATTCAGTACACCGTGCATATCGATGCCGATGGCACCGCCGAGCAAATGGAGAAAATCCATCAGGAAGTCATGCGAACCTCGCCAAACTTCGCCAATTTCGCCCGTGCCATCCGCATGGTCCCTAAGCTGGTCGTGAACGGGAAGTAG
- a CDS encoding IS5 family transposase — MSFADAEYANKGKVTRREKFLDQLDGLLPWQAMIDVIEPHYAPGNGRGRKPFALELMLRAHVAQIIYNYSDPGMEDALYEIESLRRFCGIRLEAVPDESTILQFRHLLEKHGLMDQIFQVINQTLGERGLFLKAGTIVDASLIAAPTSTKNKSRSRDPEMHSSKKGNQWFFGSKFHIGVDHETGLVHTLKVTSGHVSDVAEAAALLHGEEQFVHGDAGYQGLDKRPEMPAENPPVCVITMRPGKLARLTKDDSGAAQLLRGAARELAKRRAKVEHVFRDIKIRFGYAKNRYRGLAKNAARLTFLTAIANVIRGDAYERRCLVASEI, encoded by the coding sequence ATGAGTTTTGCTGATGCCGAATACGCCAATAAGGGCAAAGTCACGCGCCGCGAGAAGTTTCTCGATCAACTTGACGGGTTATTGCCTTGGCAGGCTATGATTGATGTTATTGAACCACACTATGCGCCAGGCAATGGGCGTGGCCGCAAACCATTTGCCTTGGAATTGATGCTGCGCGCGCATGTTGCGCAAATTATCTACAACTATTCCGATCCGGGCATGGAAGATGCGCTGTATGAGATTGAATCACTGCGCCGTTTTTGCGGCATTCGTCTGGAAGCCGTGCCGGATGAAAGCACCATTTTGCAATTTCGGCATTTACTGGAAAAACACGGGTTAATGGATCAGATCTTCCAGGTCATCAACCAAACGCTGGGTGAGCGTGGGTTGTTCTTGAAAGCCGGCACCATCGTCGATGCCAGCCTGATTGCCGCGCCGACTTCAACCAAAAATAAGAGCCGGTCGCGTGATCCAGAAATGCATTCCAGCAAAAAGGGCAATCAATGGTTTTTCGGCAGCAAGTTTCATATCGGCGTCGATCATGAAACCGGGTTGGTGCATACGCTCAAAGTAACCTCGGGGCATGTCAGCGACGTTGCCGAAGCCGCCGCCCTGCTGCATGGCGAGGAACAGTTTGTCCATGGCGATGCCGGATATCAGGGGCTGGATAAACGCCCGGAGATGCCGGCAGAAAACCCTCCAGTCTGCGTAATCACGATGCGTCCGGGCAAACTGGCCAGGCTCACGAAAGACGATTCCGGCGCGGCTCAACTACTGCGCGGGGCCGCCCGCGAACTGGCGAAACGCCGCGCCAAAGTCGAACACGTGTTTCGGGATATCAAAATCCGCTTTGGGTATGCTAAAAATCGCTATCGCGGCCTGGCCAAAAATGCGGCCCGTTTGACCTTCCTGACAGCCATTGCCAACGTCATCCGTGGTGATGCTTATGAACGTCGATGTCTTGTTGCGTCTGAAATTTGA
- a CDS encoding HigA family addiction module antidote protein: MVMKNPIHPGKIIKHDCIEALGLSVTDAAEALGVVRTTLSRVINEKASVSPEMAIRVSKAFGGTPEHWLKMQLAYDVAQMRDQIDRIQVKRLHMLNESKTSA, from the coding sequence ATGGTTATGAAGAATCCGATACATCCGGGGAAAATTATTAAACATGATTGTATAGAGGCTTTAGGGCTGAGTGTTACCGATGCCGCAGAAGCTTTGGGTGTAGTGCGAACAACCCTTTCCAGAGTTATAAACGAAAAAGCATCTGTATCGCCAGAAATGGCTATTCGTGTTTCAAAGGCTTTTGGCGGAACACCGGAACATTGGCTCAAAATGCAGCTGGCCTATGATGTGGCACAAATGCGCGATCAAATAGATCGTATTCAGGTTAAACGTCTGCATATGCTGAATGAATCGAAAACATCAGCCTAA
- a CDS encoding type II toxin-antitoxin system RelE/ParE family toxin produces the protein MIDNFKHRGLKRLYQAGDKSKLRPDIADKAERFLSVLDEASCLEDIDIPGYGLHALTGNKRGFYSVTMSRNHRIIFRFEDGVSYDVDLVDYH, from the coding sequence ATGATTGACAATTTTAAGCATCGTGGCTTGAAGCGTCTTTATCAGGCAGGCGATAAAAGCAAATTACGCCCCGATATTGCAGATAAAGCCGAACGCTTCTTATCTGTTTTGGATGAAGCGAGTTGTCTAGAAGATATTGATATACCCGGTTATGGGCTGCATGCTTTGACGGGAAATAAACGCGGCTTCTATAGCGTTACCATGTCTAGAAACCACAGGATTATTTTCAGATTTGAAGATGGCGTGTCCTATGATGTTGATTTGGTAGATTATCATTAG
- a CDS encoding conjugal transfer protein TraO produces MNGQKLVQNDMSGEWKTEKVKKAHGINPGIYNLYNAVDANTSKDNIGEVVHIDKKDNVLYQKKESQYIKHILSCFDKMPETGRLMNIKYENNKATTTEISEKLSKAIKL; encoded by the coding sequence ATGAATGGACAGAAATTAGTTCAGAACGACATGAGCGGAGAATGGAAAACAGAAAAAGTTAAGAAAGCTCATGGAATAAACCCTGGTATATATAATTTGTACAATGCAGTAGATGCCAATACATCAAAAGATAATATTGGGGAAGTCGTTCATATTGATAAAAAAGATAATGTGCTTTACCAAAAAAAAGAATCACAATACATTAAGCACATTCTGAGTTGTTTTGACAAAATGCCAGAAACAGGTCGGTTGATGAATATCAAGTACGAAAATAATAAAGCTACTACGACTGAGATATCAGAAAAGCTCAGTAAAGCAATTAAATTATAA